Proteins encoded within one genomic window of Mya arenaria isolate MELC-2E11 chromosome 13, ASM2691426v1:
- the LOC128214547 gene encoding serine/threonine-protein phosphatase 6 regulatory ankyrin repeat subunit C-like isoform X1 yields the protein MTEPVPTAGGGFVKTIRMQGNYFPDDTDIKRSTSTTPKLPKRPMSHTVLPVSPPPIPKRLIKTALHQAVLDARLHQVRLLVEKHGVNVNIKDVYGRTPLMLTSMIDEEAGAKMAKIFITAGSNVGLKDKMGRTALSMACMAGREKIVDEILRKDILYIDDDDNDGNTPLHHAAASGNPNIVKLLSELYVKFGLDIDVRNNMGYTGLLVACRNGHFVSAHYLLTNGQASPALRDEETYLSANEWAQKSSRQVALPAKRLPSPPSAPAFSRESTMYQRPFTPICKHTTPHNLLNTWARGLDDFEIARSETFYEGQDARQLVLNEISNAEAHGWAKKQKPVKIVHPSTAKLMAFSRRRTKSAIPPDMTTIFRMYSDQYQPDWRRERTTVTLHASSSDTMPSIIRTASSHRPSMKATS from the exons ATGACGGAGCCAGTGCCGACGGCAGGGGGTGGGTTTGTGAAGACTATCCGGATGCAGGGGAACTATTTCCCCGACGATACCGACATTAAGAGATCCACATCAACTACACCAAAATTACCGAAACGTCCG ATGTCGCACACAGTACTTCCGGTATCCCCTCCCCCGATCCCCAAACGTCTGATAAAGACTGCTCTGCACCAGGCGGTGCTTGATGCGCGGCTTCACCAGGTCCGTCTCCTCGTGGAGAAACATGGCGTTAACGTCAACATCAAGGACGTTTACGGACGTACGCCGCTCATGTTGACGTCAATGATCGACGAAGAAGCTGGAGCCAAGATGGCGAAAATATTTATAACGGCGGGCTCCAATGTTGGTCTAAAGGACAAAATGGGCAGGACTGCTCTGTCCATGGCTTGCATGGCCGGGCGAGAGAAGATTGTTGATGAAATACTGCGAAAGGATATTCTTTACATCGACGACGATGATAACGACGGAAACACGCCGTTGCACCATGCTGCTGCTAGTGGCAACCCGAATATCGTTAAGCTGCTCAGCGAACTGTATGTTAAATTCGGACTGGATATTGACGTAAGAAACAATATGGGTTATACAGGGCTTTTAGTAGCGTGTAGAAATGGTCACTTTGTTTCTGCACATTATCTGCTGACCAACGGACAGGCGTCTCCGGCCCTCAGGGACGAGGAGACTTACTTAAGCGCCAACGAGTGGGCTCAAAAAAGCAGCCGCCAGGTTGCCCTTCCCGCAAAGCGTCTCCCGTCACCGCCAAGTGCTCCGGCGTTCTCTAGGGAGTCTACCATGTACCAGCGGCCTTTTACACCTATATGTAAGCATACTACGCCGCACAATTTACTGAACACTTGGGCGAGAGGATTAGACGATTTCGAAATAGCACGCAGTGAGACTTTCTACGAAGGACAAGACGCTCGACAGTTGGTTCTAAATGAAATTAGCAACGCGGAGGCCCACGGCTGGGCAAAGAAACAGAAGCCTGTGAAAATCGTCCACCCTTCCACCGCAAAGCTTATGGCGTTTTCCCGCCGACGGACGAAATCTGCCATCCCGCCGGATATGACGACGATATTCCGGATGTACTCGGACCAGTACCAGCCCGACTGGCGGAGGGAGCGGACAACGGTGACCCTGCACGCCTCCAGCAGCGATACCATGCCGTCTATTATCAGGACTGCAAGCAGTCATCGGCCGTCCATGAAGGCCACCAGCTAG
- the LOC128214547 gene encoding serine/threonine-protein phosphatase 6 regulatory ankyrin repeat subunit C-like isoform X2, with product MKYLKKIHKKRKVLPDIMSHTVLPVSPPPIPKRLIKTALHQAVLDARLHQVRLLVEKHGVNVNIKDVYGRTPLMLTSMIDEEAGAKMAKIFITAGSNVGLKDKMGRTALSMACMAGREKIVDEILRKDILYIDDDDNDGNTPLHHAAASGNPNIVKLLSELYVKFGLDIDVRNNMGYTGLLVACRNGHFVSAHYLLTNGQASPALRDEETYLSANEWAQKSSRQVALPAKRLPSPPSAPAFSRESTMYQRPFTPICKHTTPHNLLNTWARGLDDFEIARSETFYEGQDARQLVLNEISNAEAHGWAKKQKPVKIVHPSTAKLMAFSRRRTKSAIPPDMTTIFRMYSDQYQPDWRRERTTVTLHASSSDTMPSIIRTASSHRPSMKATS from the coding sequence ATGTCGCACACAGTACTTCCGGTATCCCCTCCCCCGATCCCCAAACGTCTGATAAAGACTGCTCTGCACCAGGCGGTGCTTGATGCGCGGCTTCACCAGGTCCGTCTCCTCGTGGAGAAACATGGCGTTAACGTCAACATCAAGGACGTTTACGGACGTACGCCGCTCATGTTGACGTCAATGATCGACGAAGAAGCTGGAGCCAAGATGGCGAAAATATTTATAACGGCGGGCTCCAATGTTGGTCTAAAGGACAAAATGGGCAGGACTGCTCTGTCCATGGCTTGCATGGCCGGGCGAGAGAAGATTGTTGATGAAATACTGCGAAAGGATATTCTTTACATCGACGACGATGATAACGACGGAAACACGCCGTTGCACCATGCTGCTGCTAGTGGCAACCCGAATATCGTTAAGCTGCTCAGCGAACTGTATGTTAAATTCGGACTGGATATTGACGTAAGAAACAATATGGGTTATACAGGGCTTTTAGTAGCGTGTAGAAATGGTCACTTTGTTTCTGCACATTATCTGCTGACCAACGGACAGGCGTCTCCGGCCCTCAGGGACGAGGAGACTTACTTAAGCGCCAACGAGTGGGCTCAAAAAAGCAGCCGCCAGGTTGCCCTTCCCGCAAAGCGTCTCCCGTCACCGCCAAGTGCTCCGGCGTTCTCTAGGGAGTCTACCATGTACCAGCGGCCTTTTACACCTATATGTAAGCATACTACGCCGCACAATTTACTGAACACTTGGGCGAGAGGATTAGACGATTTCGAAATAGCACGCAGTGAGACTTTCTACGAAGGACAAGACGCTCGACAGTTGGTTCTAAATGAAATTAGCAACGCGGAGGCCCACGGCTGGGCAAAGAAACAGAAGCCTGTGAAAATCGTCCACCCTTCCACCGCAAAGCTTATGGCGTTTTCCCGCCGACGGACGAAATCTGCCATCCCGCCGGATATGACGACGATATTCCGGATGTACTCGGACCAGTACCAGCCCGACTGGCGGAGGGAGCGGACAACGGTGACCCTGCACGCCTCCAGCAGCGATACCATGCCGTCTATTATCAGGACTGCAAGCAGTCATCGGCCGTCCATGAAGGCCACCAGCTAG